The following are encoded together in the Nocardioides thalensis genome:
- a CDS encoding TetR family transcriptional regulator → MTETRVERKERTRRAILDAALALSADTTLAALSLRQVAKEVGVVPTAFYRHFESLDELGLALVEESFESLRAMLRDVRRTADPQFRDIIDSSVAVLVDHVRLQQRQFAFIARERFAGPAPVREAIARGIELFERELATDLAHLPNTGSWSDADLRIVSRLIVHLMVAVVEELIAAGAEPAAERRAAATARTQLRMLMIGALNWKSST, encoded by the coding sequence GTGACGGAGACCCGCGTGGAGCGCAAGGAGCGCACCCGCCGCGCCATCCTCGACGCGGCCCTCGCCCTCAGCGCCGACACGACGCTCGCGGCGCTCTCCCTGCGGCAGGTCGCCAAGGAGGTCGGCGTCGTGCCGACCGCGTTCTACCGCCACTTCGAGTCCCTCGACGAGCTCGGGCTCGCGCTGGTCGAGGAGTCGTTCGAGTCGCTGCGCGCGATGCTGCGCGACGTGCGCCGTACGGCGGACCCCCAGTTCCGCGACATCATCGACAGCTCGGTCGCCGTCCTCGTCGACCACGTCCGGCTGCAGCAGCGCCAGTTCGCGTTCATCGCCCGCGAGCGGTTCGCGGGCCCCGCCCCCGTGCGCGAGGCGATCGCCCGCGGCATCGAGCTCTTCGAGCGGGAGCTGGCCACCGACCTCGCGCACCTACCCAACACGGGGTCCTGGTCCGACGCCGACCTCCGCATCGTGTCGCGGCTCATCGTCCACCTGATGGTCGCCGTGGTCGAGGAGCTGATCGCCGCCGGGGCCGAGCCCGCCGCCGAGCGGCGCGCGGCCGCGACCGCCCGCACCCAGCTGCGGATGCTGATGATCGGCGCGCTCAACTGGAAGTCGTCGACCTGA
- a CDS encoding alpha/beta fold hydrolase: protein MPSPTLTSLATAARNAWAISPLGDGIEGYDGLPAEVVADAPHRRLVRYRRTTPATTARPVLLVPPLAVSTRCYDLRPGQSLVAHLLERGHDTWLVDYGDITFADRGMGFEDWIDDIIPGAVRTVSEAHGGAGVDIVAWSLGGTMSLLMAASHPDLPVSSITAFGTPIDYSKNPAVQGFALADKYLGTWLTTLPTAAMGGVPRHLVRTSYRAMAPKRELTKALYLARNILDPETLGRTEAVDDFISAMPGYPGRAYNQMHSRLFARNELATGRVQLSRHRTVDLANVDTRVLFVGSRTDNIGPAACVRAGVDVVPGARYRAADGLSHLGLVAGVRASEISWPLLDEFLAEEGDQPDGQWPWPAGASTRAGRNSASTSTTAPMNAPA, encoded by the coding sequence GTGCCCTCGCCGACACTGACCTCCCTCGCCACCGCTGCCCGCAACGCCTGGGCGATCTCGCCCCTCGGCGACGGCATCGAGGGCTACGACGGTCTCCCGGCGGAGGTCGTCGCGGACGCGCCCCACCGCCGCCTCGTGCGCTACCGCCGTACGACGCCGGCGACCACGGCGCGGCCGGTGCTGCTCGTGCCGCCGCTCGCGGTCTCGACGCGCTGCTACGACCTGCGTCCCGGCCAGAGCCTGGTGGCCCACCTGCTGGAGCGGGGCCACGACACCTGGCTCGTCGACTACGGCGACATCACGTTCGCCGACCGCGGCATGGGCTTCGAGGACTGGATCGACGACATCATCCCCGGCGCCGTGCGCACCGTCTCCGAGGCCCACGGCGGCGCCGGGGTCGACATCGTGGCGTGGTCGCTCGGCGGCACGATGAGCCTGCTCATGGCCGCGTCCCACCCCGACCTGCCGGTCTCCTCCATCACGGCGTTCGGGACCCCGATCGACTACTCGAAGAACCCCGCCGTCCAGGGCTTCGCGCTCGCGGACAAGTACCTCGGGACGTGGCTGACCACGCTTCCCACCGCCGCGATGGGCGGCGTCCCCCGCCACCTCGTGCGGACGTCGTACCGCGCGATGGCGCCGAAGCGCGAGCTGACCAAGGCGCTCTACCTCGCCCGCAACATCCTCGACCCCGAGACCCTCGGCCGCACCGAGGCCGTCGACGACTTCATCAGCGCCATGCCGGGCTACCCCGGCCGCGCCTACAACCAGATGCACTCCCGCCTGTTCGCCCGCAACGAGCTGGCGACGGGCCGCGTGCAGCTGAGCCGGCACCGGACGGTCGACCTGGCGAACGTCGACACCCGGGTGCTGTTCGTCGGCAGCCGGACCGACAACATCGGCCCGGCCGCCTGCGTCCGTGCGGGGGTCGACGTGGTGCCGGGTGCCCGCTACCGCGCCGCCGACGGCCTCAGCCACCTCGGCCTGGTCGCGGGCGTGCGCGCCTCAGAGATCAGCTGGCCCCTCCTCGACGAGTTCCTCGCCGAGGAGGGCGACCAGCCTGACGGTCAGTGGCCGTGGCCGGCCGGCGCGTCGACCCGCGCCGGAAGGAACAGCGCGAGCACGAGCACGACCGCGCCCATGAACGCGCCGGCGTAG
- a CDS encoding MDR family MFS transporter, producing MTAPIETGDIAEFEQEFATSTTAPGKTPLVIKLLVAATFVVILNETIMINAVPTLMGDFNVDESTAAWLSTVFMLTMAAVIPITGWFLQRVTTRAAYSVAMATFAAGTTLALVAPVFEVLLAARVVQAAGTAVMMPLLMTTLMTVVDASDRGRVMGQVTLAMSCAPALGPAVSGVLLNIGGWRVIFAVVLPIVVVVALLGLRRLENVGEPQAGSVSWLSVVLATAGFALLVYGLSEIGHTSGLEVGLFAGGGALLVLLFAVYQLRLQRDGSPLMDLRTLKHKSFTISLLLMSAGFMAFLGSMILLPLYLQNPEIRGLSALETGLLVMPGGLAMGLLGPQVGKLYDRFGSRPLVIPGAAGMVAALLALAQVSTDTPLWLLLIVHVTLMACLAAIFTPVFTIGLGDLPPQLYSHGSSLLGTLQQVAGAMGTALIMVVMSNRSDDLAASGTPFAEAFVGGLQWAFYAGAFMGAVVLVLALFLPARVDAPAGHGH from the coding sequence ATGACTGCGCCCATCGAGACCGGCGACATCGCCGAGTTCGAGCAGGAGTTCGCGACCTCCACGACCGCACCGGGCAAGACGCCCCTGGTGATCAAGCTGCTCGTCGCCGCCACGTTCGTCGTGATCCTCAACGAGACGATCATGATCAACGCCGTCCCCACGCTGATGGGCGACTTCAACGTCGACGAGTCCACCGCAGCGTGGCTCTCGACCGTGTTCATGCTGACGATGGCTGCGGTCATCCCGATCACCGGCTGGTTCCTGCAGCGCGTGACCACGCGGGCGGCGTACTCCGTCGCGATGGCGACGTTCGCCGCCGGCACGACGCTGGCGCTCGTCGCGCCCGTGTTCGAGGTGCTGCTGGCGGCGCGAGTCGTCCAGGCCGCCGGTACGGCGGTCATGATGCCGCTGCTGATGACGACGCTGATGACCGTCGTCGACGCGAGCGACCGCGGCCGGGTCATGGGCCAGGTCACGCTGGCGATGTCGTGCGCCCCTGCTCTCGGCCCCGCCGTCTCGGGCGTGCTGCTCAACATCGGTGGCTGGCGCGTGATCTTCGCCGTCGTGCTGCCGATCGTGGTGGTCGTCGCCCTGCTCGGCCTGCGCCGGCTCGAGAACGTCGGCGAGCCGCAGGCCGGGTCGGTCAGCTGGCTCAGCGTGGTGCTCGCGACCGCCGGCTTCGCGCTCCTCGTCTACGGCCTCAGCGAGATCGGCCACACGTCCGGCCTCGAGGTCGGGCTGTTCGCCGGCGGCGGTGCGCTGCTCGTCCTGCTGTTCGCCGTCTACCAGCTCCGGCTGCAGCGCGACGGCTCGCCACTGATGGACCTGCGCACCCTCAAGCACAAGTCGTTCACGATCTCGCTCCTGCTGATGTCGGCCGGCTTCATGGCCTTCCTCGGCTCGATGATCCTGCTGCCGCTCTACCTGCAGAACCCCGAGATCCGCGGCCTCAGCGCGCTGGAGACCGGTCTGCTGGTGATGCCGGGCGGCCTGGCGATGGGTCTGCTCGGCCCGCAGGTCGGCAAGCTCTACGACCGGTTCGGCTCGCGCCCGCTGGTGATCCCTGGCGCGGCCGGCATGGTCGCCGCGCTGCTGGCGCTCGCCCAGGTCTCGACCGACACGCCGCTCTGGCTGCTGCTGATCGTCCACGTCACGCTGATGGCGTGCCTGGCAGCGATCTTCACCCCGGTGTTCACCATCGGCCTGGGTGACCTGCCGCCGCAGCTCTACTCGCACGGCTCCTCGCTGCTCGGCACGCTGCAGCAGGTGGCCGGCGCGATGGGCACTGCGCTGATCATGGTCGTGATGAGCAACCGCTCCGACGACCTCGCCGCGAGCGGCACGCCGTTCGCCGAGGCGTTCGTCGGCGGCCTGCAGTGGGCGTTCTACGCCGGCGCGTTCATGGGCGCGGTCGTGCTCGTGCTCGCGCTGTTCCTTCCGGCGCGGGTCGACGCGCCGGCCGGCCACGGCCACTGA
- a CDS encoding zinc-binding dehydrogenase encodes MFAVYAESFSTDDPLSGLVVGERPDPVAPDGWTTVTVKAASLNHHDLWSLRGVGLKQEALPMILGCDAAGHDEDGNEVVVHAVVSSPDWHGDETFDPKRSLLSERHQGTFADRVIVPRVNVVPKPASLSFEEAACLPTAWLTAYRMLFTQGGLKAGDSVLVQGAGGGVATALIALARAGGLRVLATSRDEAKRAKALELGAHEVYESGERLPAKVDAVMETVGRATWEHSIRSLRPGGKLVISGTTSGPKLDNAMLSHIFFLQLSVIGSTMGSRSELASLVSMLDATGVRPLVDRTLPMEDAREGFAALAAGDVFGKIVLTR; translated from the coding sequence ATGTTCGCCGTCTACGCCGAGTCCTTCAGCACCGACGACCCGCTCAGCGGACTGGTGGTCGGGGAGCGCCCCGACCCCGTGGCCCCGGACGGCTGGACGACGGTCACGGTCAAGGCGGCGTCGCTCAACCACCACGACCTCTGGTCCCTGCGGGGCGTCGGCCTCAAGCAGGAGGCCCTGCCGATGATCCTCGGCTGCGACGCGGCGGGCCACGACGAGGACGGCAACGAGGTGGTCGTCCACGCCGTCGTGTCGAGCCCCGACTGGCACGGCGACGAGACGTTCGACCCGAAGCGGTCGCTCCTCTCCGAGCGCCACCAGGGCACGTTCGCCGACCGGGTGATCGTGCCCCGCGTCAACGTGGTGCCGAAGCCCGCCTCCCTCTCGTTCGAGGAGGCGGCCTGCCTGCCGACGGCCTGGCTGACGGCGTACCGGATGCTCTTCACCCAGGGCGGCCTCAAGGCCGGCGACAGCGTGCTGGTGCAGGGGGCCGGCGGGGGAGTCGCGACCGCCCTGATCGCGCTGGCGCGCGCCGGCGGGCTCCGGGTGCTCGCGACGAGCCGTGACGAGGCCAAGCGGGCCAAGGCGCTGGAGCTCGGCGCCCACGAGGTCTACGAGTCCGGCGAGCGGCTGCCGGCGAAGGTCGACGCGGTCATGGAGACCGTCGGCCGCGCGACCTGGGAGCACTCGATCCGGTCCCTGCGGCCGGGGGGCAAGCTGGTCATCAGCGGGACCACGTCGGGCCCGAAGCTCGACAACGCGATGCTCAGCCACATCTTCTTCCTCCAGCTCAGCGTCATCGGCTCGACGATGGGCTCGCGCAGCGAGCTGGCGTCGCTGGTGTCGATGCTCGACGCGACGGGCGTCCGCCCGCTGGTCGACCGGACGTTGCCGATGGAGGACGCCCGCGAGGGCTTCGCCGCGCTGGCCGCCGGCGACGTGTTCGGCAAGATCGTCCTCACCCGCTGA
- a CDS encoding NADP-dependent malic enzyme produces MAADVPTSHPRAGDPVFDLHVGGKLETVATVDVSTKDQLSLAYTPGVAQVCEAIAADPSYTRHYTWVPNTVAIVTDGTAVLGLGDIGPAAAMPVMEGKAVLFKQFGGVDGVPICLDTTDTEEIIETVVRLAPSFGGINLEDISAPRCFEIEDRLKERLDIPVFHDDQHGTAVVTLAALVNALKLTGRNAESTRVVISGAGAAGVAIAKILLAAGVKDIVVTDRKGVVSSDRHDLTPVKKQLAELTADRVGRSGTLADAFRGADVYIGVSGGTIPEEIVATMADDAIVFAMANPIPEVHPDVAHRHARVVATGRSDFPNQINNVLAFPGIFRGAFDVHASAITEGMKVAAADALAALVGDDLSEDLVIPSPFDPRVGPAVAAAVAEAARRDGVARR; encoded by the coding sequence GTGGCCGCAGATGTCCCGACCTCTCATCCCCGCGCGGGCGATCCCGTGTTCGACCTCCACGTCGGCGGGAAGCTCGAGACGGTAGCCACGGTCGACGTCTCCACGAAGGACCAGCTCTCGCTGGCCTACACGCCCGGGGTGGCGCAGGTGTGCGAGGCGATCGCCGCCGACCCGTCGTACACCCGCCACTACACGTGGGTGCCCAACACGGTCGCGATCGTCACCGACGGCACCGCCGTGCTCGGTCTGGGTGACATCGGCCCGGCGGCGGCGATGCCGGTGATGGAGGGCAAGGCGGTGCTCTTCAAGCAGTTCGGCGGCGTCGACGGTGTCCCGATCTGCCTCGACACGACCGACACCGAGGAGATCATCGAGACCGTCGTGCGGCTCGCGCCGAGCTTCGGCGGCATCAACCTCGAGGACATCTCCGCCCCGCGCTGCTTCGAGATCGAGGACCGCCTCAAGGAGCGGCTCGACATCCCCGTCTTCCACGACGACCAGCACGGCACCGCGGTCGTCACGCTGGCCGCCCTGGTCAACGCGCTGAAGCTGACCGGCCGCAACGCCGAGTCCACGCGGGTGGTGATCTCGGGTGCGGGCGCCGCGGGCGTCGCGATCGCGAAGATCCTGCTCGCGGCCGGCGTCAAGGACATCGTCGTCACCGACCGCAAGGGTGTCGTGAGCTCCGACCGCCACGACCTCACCCCGGTGAAGAAGCAGCTCGCCGAGCTCACCGCCGACCGGGTGGGCCGCAGCGGCACCCTTGCCGACGCGTTCCGCGGGGCCGACGTCTACATCGGCGTCTCCGGCGGCACCATCCCGGAGGAGATCGTCGCCACCATGGCCGACGACGCGATCGTCTTCGCGATGGCCAACCCGATCCCGGAGGTCCACCCGGACGTCGCCCACCGCCACGCGCGGGTCGTCGCGACCGGTCGCTCGGACTTCCCGAACCAGATCAACAACGTGCTGGCGTTCCCCGGGATCTTCCGCGGTGCGTTCGACGTGCACGCGAGCGCGATCACCGAGGGGATGAAGGTCGCCGCGGCCGACGCGCTGGCTGCCCTGGTGGGCGACGACCTGAGCGAGGACCTGGTCATCCCGTCCCCGTTCGACCCGCGGGTCGGCCCGGCCGTGGCGGCCGCGGTCGCCGAGGCCGCCCGTCGCGACGGGGTCGCGCGTCGATAG
- a CDS encoding S24/S26 family peptidase, with amino-acid sequence MSNHGSAGRPEAPARSRWGFAVVRGDSMRPALRPGDRLLVRYGARVLPGRVVVARFADGTVVVKRAVERRSAGWWLLGDAPAELAPGAVDSRHRGPVADDDVLAVAVARVWPRPRRL; translated from the coding sequence GTGTCGAACCACGGATCCGCAGGTCGCCCGGAGGCTCCGGCCCGCTCCCGGTGGGGGTTCGCGGTGGTCCGGGGCGACTCGATGCGGCCGGCCCTGCGGCCCGGCGACCGTCTCCTCGTGAGGTACGGCGCCCGCGTCCTGCCGGGCCGCGTCGTGGTCGCGCGGTTCGCCGACGGGACGGTGGTCGTGAAGCGGGCCGTCGAGCGCCGGAGCGCCGGCTGGTGGCTGCTCGGCGACGCGCCCGCCGAGCTGGCGCCCGGCGCGGTGGACTCCCGACACCGCGGCCCGGTGGCCGACGACGACGTGCTCGCGGTGGCCGTGGCGCGGGTCTGGCCGCGTCCGCGACGCCTCTGA
- the sodN gene encoding superoxide dismutase, Ni gives MFSRFFAPTIEVSAHCDLPCGVYDPAQARIEAESIKAIIAKVADNDDPDFRTRAVIIKEQRSELVKHHLWVLWTDYFKPPHFEKYPQLHTLVNEATKLAGASGTKGTLDADVADQLLAKIDEIAEIFWETKKA, from the coding sequence ATGTTCTCGCGTTTCTTCGCCCCCACCATCGAGGTCTCCGCGCACTGCGACCTGCCGTGCGGCGTCTACGACCCGGCGCAGGCACGGATCGAGGCCGAGTCGATCAAGGCGATCATCGCCAAGGTCGCCGACAACGACGACCCCGACTTCCGGACCCGCGCGGTGATCATCAAGGAGCAGCGCTCCGAGCTCGTCAAGCACCACCTGTGGGTGTTGTGGACCGACTACTTCAAGCCCCCGCACTTCGAGAAGTACCCGCAGCTGCACACGCTCGTCAACGAGGCCACCAAGCTCGCGGGCGCCTCGGGCACCAAGGGCACGCTCGACGCCGACGTGGCCGACCAGCTGCTCGCCAAGATCGACGAGATCGCCGAGATCTTCTGGGAGACCAAGAAGGCGTAA
- a CDS encoding anti-sigma factor: MSDTSTVHGIDARSQVELRLPADGAFASVLRTLTAGLAARLDFTIDDIEDLRIAVSESVAMVLDEADEGAELDCRFQLHPGKLTLLISTTAAAPASPDYESFGWQVLATLAEEAAIESVPGTYAVRLVVRSSLAEAEGPGR; this comes from the coding sequence ATGTCCGACACGAGCACCGTCCACGGGATCGACGCCCGTTCCCAGGTCGAGCTGCGGCTGCCCGCCGACGGCGCCTTCGCATCGGTGCTCCGCACGCTCACGGCCGGCCTCGCCGCGCGCCTGGACTTCACGATCGACGACATCGAGGACCTGCGGATCGCCGTGAGCGAGTCGGTCGCCATGGTCCTCGACGAGGCCGACGAGGGCGCCGAGCTCGACTGCCGGTTCCAGCTGCACCCGGGGAAGCTCACGCTGCTCATCAGCACGACCGCGGCCGCGCCGGCGTCCCCCGACTACGAGAGCTTCGGCTGGCAGGTGCTGGCCACGCTCGCCGAGGAGGCGGCGATCGAGAGCGTGCCCGGCACCTACGCCGTCCGCCTGGTCGTCCGCTCGTCGCTCGCCGAGGCTGAGGGGCCCGGACGCTGA
- a CDS encoding RNA polymerase sigma factor SigF — protein sequence MTSVNSRGDGGSSAVDATRRRSAELFAVLRDASGSDAERSASRDELLALHMPLVEHCARRFRNRGEPFEDLVQVGSIGLIKAVDRFDTDRGVEFSTYATPTIIGEIKRYFRDKGWAIRVPRRLQELRMQITAATADLTQSLGRSPTPREIAETIGCTVEEIVEGLESSNAYATLSLDAGNDDSEDGGPSMLDAIGIADEGLERVEIRESVKPLLEGLPEREKRILLLRFFKNMTQSQIAEEIGVSQMHVSRLLTRTLDQLRACLESE from the coding sequence ATGACCTCCGTCAACTCTCGGGGCGACGGCGGCTCCTCCGCCGTCGACGCCACGCGGCGCCGCAGCGCGGAGCTGTTCGCCGTGCTCCGTGACGCGTCGGGCTCCGACGCCGAGCGGTCCGCCTCGCGCGACGAGCTGCTCGCGCTCCACATGCCGCTCGTCGAGCACTGCGCCCGCCGCTTCCGCAACCGGGGCGAGCCGTTCGAGGACCTCGTGCAGGTCGGGTCGATCGGCCTGATCAAGGCCGTCGACCGGTTCGACACCGACCGCGGCGTCGAGTTCTCCACCTACGCGACGCCGACGATCATCGGCGAGATCAAGCGGTACTTCCGCGACAAGGGCTGGGCGATCCGGGTGCCGCGGCGGTTGCAGGAGCTGCGGATGCAGATCACCGCAGCCACCGCCGACCTCACCCAGAGCCTGGGCCGCTCCCCCACCCCGCGGGAGATCGCCGAGACGATCGGCTGCACGGTCGAGGAGATCGTCGAGGGTCTCGAGTCGAGCAACGCCTACGCCACGCTGTCCCTCGACGCGGGCAACGACGACTCCGAGGACGGCGGCCCGAGCATGCTCGACGCCATCGGCATCGCCGACGAGGGCCTGGAGCGGGTCGAGATCCGCGAGTCGGTCAAGCCGCTCCTCGAGGGCCTGCCCGAGCGGGAGAAGCGGATCCTGCTGCTGCGGTTCTTCAAGAACATGACCCAGTCGCAGATCGCCGAGGAGATCGGCGTCTCCCAGATGCACGTCTCCCGCCTGCTGACCCGCACGCTCGACCAGCTGCGGGCCTGCCTGGAGTCGGAGTGA
- a CDS encoding WhiB family transcriptional regulator → MDWRHRSACLDEDPELFFPIGNTGPAILQIEEAKQVCRRCEVREQCLQWALEAGQDHGVWGGLSEDERRALKRRNARARVRTPV, encoded by the coding sequence ATGGATTGGCGACACCGTTCCGCATGCCTCGACGAGGATCCGGAGCTGTTCTTCCCGATCGGCAACACCGGCCCGGCCATCCTCCAGATCGAGGAGGCCAAGCAGGTGTGCCGACGCTGCGAGGTGCGCGAACAGTGCCTCCAGTGGGCTCTCGAAGCCGGGCAGGATCACGGTGTCTGGGGTGGCCTCAGCGAGGACGAGCGCCGCGCCCTCAAGCGCCGCAACGCCCGCGCCCGCGTCCGGACCCCCGTCTGA
- a CDS encoding sensor histidine kinase gives MPSLSSIARRHTDLDDDDITWLQLLQADWQIIADLSFADLIMWLPDRQGNGFWAGDQRRPTTGPTAYVDDLVGTFAPTGRRPLVDQSYASGRIVREGDPEWRDDVPVRVEAIPVRRAGRVIAVIGRNTNLLGVRTPSRLEISYLQTAADLTQMIAAGHFPAPGQRSDHADSPRVGDGFVRVDADGRVVYASPNALSVYRRLGLTGDLAGHALADLTRELVPPRKRPDEETLSAVLGGRAHRDAEVGSGVPDGVALIMRAIPLRPQGEHIGAVILLRDVTDLRRRDRELVTKDATIREIHHRVKNNLQTVAALLRLQARRIESPEATEALEEAVRRVGSIAIVHDILSQAVGESVEFDDIADRLTKLVTEVGALAGAVRVSREGEFGVLPSEQATTLAMVLTELLQNAVEHGFAGRADAAIVVRVRRSGQVLDVSVDDNGTGLPDGFDPDATTSLGLSIVRTLVESELAGHLTLGRSPEGGASASISVPVD, from the coding sequence ATGCCTTCGCTCTCCTCCATCGCGCGCCGCCACACCGACCTCGACGACGACGACATCACCTGGTTGCAGCTGCTCCAGGCCGACTGGCAGATCATCGCCGACCTGTCGTTCGCCGACCTCATCATGTGGCTGCCCGACCGGCAGGGCAACGGGTTCTGGGCGGGCGACCAGCGCCGCCCGACGACGGGTCCGACGGCGTACGTCGACGACCTCGTCGGCACGTTCGCGCCCACCGGACGCCGGCCCCTCGTGGACCAGTCCTACGCCTCCGGGCGGATCGTCCGGGAGGGCGACCCCGAGTGGCGCGACGACGTGCCGGTGCGGGTCGAGGCGATCCCGGTGCGCCGCGCCGGCCGGGTGATCGCCGTCATCGGCCGCAACACCAACCTCCTGGGCGTGCGCACGCCGAGCCGGCTGGAGATCTCCTACCTCCAGACCGCCGCCGACCTGACGCAGATGATCGCCGCCGGCCACTTCCCGGCGCCGGGTCAGCGCAGCGACCACGCCGACTCGCCGCGGGTAGGCGACGGGTTCGTCCGCGTCGACGCCGACGGCCGGGTGGTCTACGCCAGCCCCAACGCGCTGTCCGTCTACCGCCGGCTCGGGCTCACCGGCGATCTCGCGGGGCACGCGCTGGCCGACCTGACCCGCGAGCTGGTGCCGCCGCGAAAGCGGCCCGACGAGGAGACGCTCAGCGCCGTGCTCGGGGGCCGGGCCCACCGGGACGCCGAGGTCGGGTCGGGAGTCCCCGACGGGGTCGCGCTGATCATGCGGGCGATCCCGTTGCGTCCGCAGGGCGAGCACATCGGCGCGGTCATCCTGCTGCGCGACGTCACCGACCTGCGCCGCCGCGACCGCGAGCTCGTCACCAAGGACGCGACGATCCGGGAGATCCACCACCGGGTGAAGAACAACCTGCAGACGGTGGCCGCGCTGCTGCGCCTCCAGGCGCGCCGGATCGAGTCGCCGGAGGCGACCGAGGCGCTCGAGGAGGCGGTCCGCCGGGTCGGCTCGATCGCCATCGTCCACGACATCCTGAGCCAGGCGGTGGGGGAGTCGGTCGAGTTCGACGACATCGCCGACCGGCTGACCAAGCTCGTCACCGAGGTCGGCGCGCTCGCCGGAGCCGTCCGGGTCAGCCGTGAGGGTGAGTTCGGCGTGCTGCCCTCGGAGCAGGCCACGACGCTCGCGATGGTGCTCACCGAGCTCCTCCAGAACGCCGTCGAGCACGGCTTCGCGGGCCGCGCCGACGCGGCCATCGTGGTGCGGGTGCGCCGCAGCGGTCAGGTGCTCGACGTGAGCGTCGACGACAACGGCACCGGCCTTCCCGACGGGTTCGACCCCGACGCGACGACCAGCCTCGGCCTCTCGATCGTGCGGACCCTGGTGGAGTCCGAGCTGGCGGGGCACCTCACGCTCGGGCGGTCACCGGAGGGTGGCGCGAGCGCGTCGATCAGCGTGCCGGTCGACTGA
- a CDS encoding DUF2785 domain-containing protein, whose translation MAKVDWSLLARLHRDGYSRPPAEHRITDLTAELTEMLGSPDPALRVELALELLTTWISAGVYDDLLPGLGDGIATGLMTGIGESGTDTVFRRSHSALVLAECIERDTERSLVPPNQVLNWGDRLAAWFTAERDLRSFVPEKGWANAVANGADAIGALGRSPHLRRAELTVLLEVIGERAANPLADVWSAGEADRLALASLSIMHRGIVPLDRVEAWTADLIDIARAEAPASVSGPGSPARANINAFLRALYLHLSLGRNQPPGRTDILLIVIERLRTAQPGFFGRR comes from the coding sequence ATGGCGAAGGTTGACTGGTCGCTCCTGGCGCGCCTGCACCGGGACGGTTACTCCCGGCCGCCCGCCGAGCACCGGATCACCGACCTCACCGCCGAGCTGACCGAGATGCTCGGCAGCCCCGACCCGGCGCTCCGGGTCGAACTCGCCCTCGAGCTGCTGACCACCTGGATCAGCGCCGGGGTCTACGACGACCTCCTGCCCGGGCTCGGCGACGGCATCGCCACCGGGCTGATGACCGGCATCGGCGAGTCCGGCACCGACACGGTCTTCCGCCGCAGCCACTCCGCTCTCGTGCTCGCCGAGTGCATCGAGCGCGACACCGAGCGCTCGCTCGTGCCGCCGAACCAGGTGCTCAACTGGGGCGACCGGCTCGCGGCGTGGTTCACCGCCGAGCGCGACCTGCGCAGCTTCGTCCCCGAGAAGGGGTGGGCGAACGCCGTGGCCAACGGCGCCGACGCGATCGGCGCCCTCGGCCGGTCGCCGCACCTGCGGCGCGCCGAGCTCACCGTGCTGCTCGAGGTGATCGGCGAGCGCGCCGCCAACCCGCTGGCGGACGTGTGGTCCGCGGGCGAGGCCGACCGGCTGGCGCTCGCGTCGCTCTCGATCATGCACCGCGGGATCGTGCCGCTCGACCGGGTCGAGGCCTGGACCGCCGACCTCATCGACATCGCGCGCGCCGAGGCGCCGGCGTCCGTGTCGGGCCCGGGTTCGCCGGCGCGCGCCAACATCAACGCGTTCCTGCGCGCGCTCTACCTCCACCTCTCGCTCGGCCGCAACCAGCCGCCCGGCCGCACCGACATCCTGCTCATCGTGATCGAGCGGCTGCGCACCGCGCAGCCGGGCTTCTTCGGCCGCCGCTGA